The Setaria viridis chromosome 9, Setaria_viridis_v4.0, whole genome shotgun sequence sequence ggcgcgGACGCGAGCGCGGAGTGCACGCCCAGCGTGGATtcgctgctgcagcagctgcgcgAGCTGGAGCGCGGCGTGCGCGCGCTGGGCATCCGGGAGCGGCAcaacgacggcggtggcgcgccAAGAGCGACACAGCCGCGGCGGCACGGGCGGAGCGCGAGcgaccggggcggcggcgggcggctggaCTCGGAGAGCGTTGCGGTGGTGACGGAGTCGGAGGACCCGCTGGGCGACTTTCGGCGGTCGATGGTGCAGATGATCGTGGAGAACGGGatcaccggcggcgccgagctGCGGGAGCTGCTGCAGCGGTTCCTGTCGCTGAACGCGGCgtgccaccaccacctcatCCTCCGCGCCTTCGCCGACGTCTGGGAGGAGCTcttcgcctccgccggcggcgtgccaccaccacctccgccgcccgcaGAGAAGATCTCGTACAGCAGTAGAGGTAGCAAACGTCCAGCAGCGCTGACACGTTAACCACGGCCCGTCCTGTAAGCTAATTTCCGCCATCCTCGGGAATTGTTGCTGTCCGAAACACACAGTGTACGGCGTGTACAAGACTTGCACGCGTGACTTTCTGTGCCGTGACCAGAAAATCCGAGCTCCATTCCCGTGAGTTTCTTCCTGCGTTTCGTACAGATCGCACGTAAAAATTTCCGTGATTTTTGCATGGCGTCAATGTCCAGTTGCGTGCTGCGCCGCCACTGATTGACCATACGCGTGGTACGCCCAAtgaaggagatggagatggtAGAGGAGGGCGCGGAGGGAATGCCGTGATCTTCGCGAGGATGCTCGTCGGTGGGATGCAAAAGCGCGACAGGGACGAGACGACTCCATACCAACCTGAATCCCCTTTTGCCGATCGTGACGAGCAGCAGGCGGCCCGGGGGTGATGGCTActgcgtcggcggcggaggggagcgcAGCCGGCGCAAAGAGAGACGTGCGCACGAAGCTCAGACTTGCTCGATCGGTGGGACATCGATTCGCGGCATATTTGCCGGCGATCTCAAGGAACATTTTCTGGTCGTCTGACGTTGCCCTTCTCGAAGTCGCCGTGTGTGTCCGGGTTGGACGTGGAATTCTGAAAGATGCGTTTGATGTAGAATATACGCGTGCACATTCTAGCGGTCAATAAAGAATCACATGGACGGATGTGCCCAAAAGCTCCCATGGCTTGGCTTCCGTGACTGGAAGTTGGAAGATGCTGCACTGTTTAGTTGGAGATCCATGTACTGCGTTACTGAACGGTAGGTACAGGAAACCGGATTATATTGGCAAGTTTCCGTTGACTTTGTTCTGGCTCCATTCATGGAAATCGGTGGCATTGTTTCACAAAAGAAGTTCCCATGAGCTCACCGTGGCACTAGTAAATTTTGTACGTCCTAGACTAACATGAAAAAAATGTTTCGTGCTGTTTCCAAATGTTTAAATTTCTCGTACCTTTTCTGTTCAAATAACTGTAGACATTTTTGTCTTAATTTTGCGTAAAGTTGTGGGCTTCTTTCAAGTCACCACTTTTGCTCTGAAAGCCCAATTAGTAACCAGGCCGGACACGTCGCGCAAGCCCAACACAAAACAGGCCATCAGATTCTCTCTGTTTGACATTGACCCAAGCCCACGCACATCAAGCATCAACGGCTAAATCAAACGGATTTCGCAAACCCAATGCCGCAGAGCGCACTCTATCCCCTCGGCAATGGCCACCGTCACGCCCCTAACCGCCTCCCCGCTCcgcggccacctcctccaccaccgccgccgcggccgcctccacGCCAGGCACCAACCTCAGCCACAGCTCCGCTTATCGGCCACCTGGCGGCTCTACTGCGTTccggacggaggcggcggcgaggtctccgccgctcccgctccacCAGCCGCCGAGGAGCAAGCGCCGGAAGAGCAGCCGCATGACTTCAACCTCCTCGCTGCCAACCGCAGCGACTTCAACGATATCATCATGGTCATTGACTCGCCCGCCGCGCGATACCTCGTCCTGGACCATAACAGTACGTACGGGTGGTTAATTGAGTACTCAGTTGGACAGCCACAAATTAAATTTGGATAGGTTTTCTGATCAGTTGGAGCTCTGTGTTTGGTTGTGTTGTGCAGAGAATGTCCACAGCATTCTCCCCAAGACCACTGTTTGGACAAACTCCTACTGGGTATGTACACTTGGCTAATTAATCATCTATAAACTGACTTGAATATTAAGACTTTTGGGCCACCATTGGCGAATAGATTGCTCTAACGTTTTTTTACCTGACTTGTTACGAGCCCTTTATAGACATAATAATCTGATACTTGATTATGTGGATATCTTCACGCATTGGACATTAAGCACTTGATCAGAACAGTACTAATATTATTGTTGATACACTAGCATCACCAATTATACATGTAAAAACTTGTGAGAAATTTTACAGTTTGTGCATGTAAAAAACTAGTGAGGGATTTCTCTATGAACGAATTTATATGTTTGTCTCAAATTTTGGCTTGCGTCCTTTTTCTTTGCTGGAATTGTTGCTGGATGTTGATGCTTAATTAATGTATTTTTCCCTTGCAGGATGAGTTTGTGAGCCTGCCGCCTGTTGTTCCACTCGGTCCTGTTGCACTCCTAGGTTTGGTAAATCATTTGATCCATGAAGACAATTGCAACCTACTTTAGCTCTTAGTCATACTTTATATTCTTCCTTCAGAGCTATCGTGCAATAGGATAAAATGCGTATACTAGGGGGTTGGGAAAGATATTTCCGTTCTTCTGATGATGATTCACCATTTCTAACCAAATATACATCACGTTCACCATAAGGTCAATAAGTGATTTCTTTAGGCGAAACCATGCCCATCTGTTATTTTTTCATACTCGCTCTTCACACTCTTGCAAAACTCTATCTTCAGTCTTCACACACTCTTCACTTTCCTTGGTTCTTTCAGGGTGCTGGGACTGCAGCACATCTGATGCTAAAGTTTTGGCCTTGGTTACAACTTGTTGGCTGGGAGATTGATCCTATGGTGAGAACTCTTCTCATTTGTCACTTTTTTTTGTGTATTAATAACAAAATTTATAGTTCCGATAACTTGCCAATTTCAATCATGTGAACATATGCTAGTGACTTCTCACAAGAACATTAGTAATCTATCCTTTGTTATATATGCTAAAATTATCTTACAGCCTTATCTACTGTGCCTCATGCATATGCTTTTGATGTACCCAATTTTGATATTGGAAAAGCTGATCATGTTTCATGACAGATAGTTGAATTGTCAAGGCAATATTTTGGTATGTCTGATTTAGAGAAGCCCACAGAATCTGGTGGTTCGCTTTCTGTGCGCATTGGTGATGCACTTTCTCCATCAGCTACAGTTGAAGGAGGATTTGCTGGTGAATAACTAACCTGATGCAAATGTAATACATGTTTCAACACCTTACGTTCAAGTACATAATTTGATATCTGCAATTAACTCCGAACTGCAGGAATTGTTGTAGATTTGTTTTGTGATGGAAAGATCATTCCTCAGCTGCAAGAAGTAAATATCCTTTCCCATCTCTGTTacttattttattattattttgtatCCCGTGATAATTCACATATTGAATTTTTAGCTTTGAGTTATCTTCAATCCTATCTAATGAATTTATGAATCATGTATAAGAATGTGTAGCTCTGTTTTGGATTATCGACAAACTACCATTTTTTTACTAGGTGCTGGCTTTATTTCAATCTTGATACAGGTTGAAACTtggttgcaaattgcaaaaaAGCTAATGCCCGGTGGTCGAATTATGGTTAATTGTGGTGGAGCAGATGTTGAAGAATCTCTTTCATCGTCCTGGGTTCAAAACCCTACAATTAAAGCACTATGTTCTGCATTCCCCAGGCAGGTAATATGCATTTGATCAACCATATTCACTTTCACACTCCAATTACTACTTGGTGATATAATATTTTAAAGAAGAAATTTCTAAATTATTATGTAATTTGTGCTTGGTTTTCGTACGGATAGCATATTTCCTCTCTATCCATTTTTTAATACGGATTATCATCTTCCATCTGCATTAAATATAATGGACTACTTGTGAGTGATGTCTTATTAAATTTTACGGGTAACCATGTGATTTTTGAATATCCATTTTGTGAAAGTCAAAGTGTTTTGAACATTATGTAGTAATTTGAAAATATAGAAACTATAGTATATACTGTATAGGCTTGCACAATTATAGAATTATTAGCATTGGATGCTAGTTTTCCTTCCTCCTGTTTTGGTCGATTATCCTTATGGGGCACCGTTATGTCACTAGCTTGCTCAAGATTGTTTTCCTGAAATGAGATGATGGTGTATTTGCAGCTAAACTGGAAGAGGCTATCGGAGAAAGAGAGTGTAAACTATGTGGCACTGACGGGTCCTCTTCCAGACTTGGATGAGTGGTCTGCCTCAGTTCCTAGCGAGCTAAGCACGAAAGTGAAACAATGGGTGCCTTGCGAGCTTGCGTGATGCCGGGCATTTTCTTTTGTTCTAGTTGCACCTAATTTGCTTCAGCAACTTGTCCATGACCTCTGTGGCTCTCTCCATGCTCCTTTAATTTCTGGTGAGTAAGCTCAGCTGTCGGTGGGTGCCATCCACAGTACTTCACTTCTGGATCTACTAGCTTCACCATGCGCGCCATCGGGCACACTGAAACTCTTGTTGCtctcgtctttttttttttacttaagGTGTATTTATGGCGTCATCTGCATCTGAAGCAAATGCTGAATCCAGATGCTCTATGGGGATACCAGTGGAACAGGTAAGTATGGACTCAAGGCAATTGTTTAGAGAATCTGGATAGTACTTATCTCAGGGCAATTGTCGAGAGAAGGCATGCCAGGACAAATTTTGCAGCAGAAGATTGTACATTGGAGCCCACACTGCAGGACAATTTTGTCATTAGCATTCATGCGTGCCTTTGTTGTGTGGCAAAGTGACAATTTTCATTTGTGTGAACAGCTGTCCAGTAGCATTCACTGACAATGACTGTCCGTTAGCATCAACACTGATGGCTACATGTTATTGGTTCTCTGATGTTGCTGTGGATGAGCTGAACCAAAATTTGACATACATACATGTACTGATGTACCCAGCGTTCATCAGGTGAGCTTCCAGTTGCCGGGTTAACATCTTTCTGATGTCATGTTGCTATCGTCTTACCAAGATGAAAAAAAGTCAGTTCCGCGATGGAGCCTCTGACCCAACACACTGCCATTTctgcttcaagctcctagctcCCCCACCATCTCTGTCCTGCTGGAGGCTTGGCCTGTATCTCCCTCTGCCTCCGTCGCCGGAATGCGCTCGACGTCTCCGCAAAATCGCAAATCGTCTCTTGGTTGTGCTTCAAGCAAATCGCAAATGGCCGGTGAGCTGCCTGGTCCCTGCCATTGCCAGCGCCCGGCGGGCACCGGCAGCCAGGTCTCGGCGTCTCGCACGGTCACGGAGCACGATGCTAACCGCTGACGAATGTTCCGTGAAGAATGTCACCGGCTCACCGGGACAGTTGAGCCGAGCGGTAACTACCGTGCACCGCATCACGAGAGGCACGAGCGCAACCTCGGAACGCTACAAGATCTGACGGCGGCGACGCTCCCCTCGTGACCACCCCCCGTGGGGCTACCACTCTGACACCCGCAGTCCTCTCCTCCCCCCAAAGCAAAGCCAAGCAAAGGCAAAGCCCCCGTCCGGCGCCGGAAGTCCTGGACCAAAACCCGCCACAGCCTTGGCCCCGCCCCGCTCCCGATCCGGCCGCCCCAAGCCGAGCCAGCCAGGATGGCCCATTCGCCGGcgcccagcggcggcggggggcagCAGCCGCTGGTCGTCTCGCTCAACTGCCTCGACGACCCCTCGCTGGAGCAGGAGGGCCTGGCCGgcgtggccgcggtcgagcaCGTGCCCCTCTCCGCCGTCGCCTCGGGCCgcgtcgaggccgccgccgccgtgctcctcccctccctcgcct is a genomic window containing:
- the LOC117838679 gene encoding uncharacterized protein isoform X1; this translates as MATVTPLTASPLRGHLLHHRRRGRLHARHQPQPQLRLSATWRLYCVPDGGGGEVSAAPAPPAAEEQAPEEQPHDFNLLAANRSDFNDIIMVIDSPAARYLVLDHNKNVHSILPKTTVWTNSYWDEFVSLPPVVPLGPVALLGLGAGTAAHLMLKFWPWLQLVGWEIDPMIVELSRQYFGMSDLEKPTESGGSLSVRIGDALSPSATVEGGFAGIVVDLFCDGKIIPQLQEVETWLQIAKKLMPGGRIMVNCGGADVEESLSSSWVQNPTIKALCSAFPRQLNWKRLSEKESVNYVALTGPLPDLDEWSASVPSELSTKVKQWVPCELA
- the LOC117838679 gene encoding uncharacterized protein isoform X2; this encodes MATVTPLTASPLRGHLLHHRRRGRLHARHQPQPQLRLSATWRLYCVPDGGGGEVSAAPAPPAAEEQAPEEQPHDFNLLAANRSDFNDIIMVIDSPAARYLVLDHNKNVHSILPKTTVWTNSYWDEFVSLPPVVPLGPVALLGLGAGTAAHLMLKFWPWLQLVGWEIDPMIVELSRQYFGMSDLEKPTESGGSLSVRIGDALSPSATVEGGFAGIVVDLFCDGKIIPQLQEVETWLQIAKKLMPGGRIMVNCGGADVEESLSSSWVQNPTIKALCSAFPS
- the LOC117839815 gene encoding uncharacterized protein, with the protein product MRATARRGAAGGLPSAKKRRKKKAPARGFMCGCGGDKSVATVPRAAVSISAVTTTTPMKAASSAATAAKAAAAVAGCRDADADGADASAECTPSVDSLLQQLRELERGVRALGIRERHNDGGGAPRATQPRRHGRSASDRGGGGRLDSESVAVVTESEDPLGDFRRSMVQMIVENGITGGAELRELLQRFLSLNAACHHHLILRAFADVWEELFASAGGVPPPPPPPAEKISYSSRGSKRPAALTR